From the Bacillota bacterium genome, one window contains:
- a CDS encoding alanine--glyoxylate aminotransferase family protein, with product MSQAQMYSDLNLSPRLLLGPGPSEVDPRVLRALSAPTIGHLDPDFLAVMNDTVDLLRYVFQTGNLLTLPMSGTGSAGMETVMVNLIEPGDRVVIGVAGLFGQRMTDVAARCGAVVEAVKVPWGRAIEPDQIEAALAKGPAKLVAVVQAETSTGVLQPLDEIIALAHGRGAAIAVDAVTSIGGVELAVDRWGIDACYGGTQKCLSCPPGLAPVTFNDRAMGLVTGRRTKIQSWYLDLNMIQNYWGQERFYHHTAPVNMVYALREALRLIHEEGLEQRFARHARHAAALQAGIEAMGLKLAAQAGHRLPSLTTVSVPDGLDEAQVRRDLLAAFGIEIGGGLGELKGKVWRIGLMGHSSSRRNVLLFLAAFEAILRGRGAAVPRGAGTAAAEEFYRSR from the coding sequence GTGAGCCAAGCCCAGATGTACTCTGATTTGAATCTCAGCCCGCGGCTATTGTTGGGGCCGGGGCCGAGTGAGGTCGATCCGCGGGTCCTCCGGGCTCTGTCGGCCCCGACCATCGGGCATCTCGACCCGGATTTCCTGGCGGTGATGAACGACACCGTCGACCTGTTGCGTTATGTCTTCCAGACCGGCAACCTTCTGACCCTGCCCATGTCCGGCACGGGCAGCGCCGGGATGGAGACGGTGATGGTCAACTTGATCGAGCCGGGCGACCGGGTCGTCATCGGGGTGGCCGGGCTATTCGGCCAGCGGATGACTGACGTGGCCGCCCGCTGCGGGGCCGTGGTCGAGGCCGTCAAGGTCCCCTGGGGGCGGGCCATCGAGCCCGATCAGATTGAAGCGGCGCTGGCCAAGGGGCCGGCCAAACTGGTCGCCGTCGTCCAGGCCGAGACTTCGACCGGTGTGCTTCAGCCCCTCGATGAGATCATCGCCTTGGCTCACGGGCGCGGAGCCGCGATTGCGGTCGACGCAGTGACCTCCATCGGTGGGGTCGAACTGGCCGTCGACCGATGGGGCATCGACGCCTGTTACGGTGGCACGCAGAAGTGCCTGAGTTGCCCGCCGGGGCTTGCCCCGGTGACCTTCAACGACCGGGCGATGGGCCTCGTCACCGGCCGCAGGACCAAGATTCAAAGCTGGTACCTGGACCTGAACATGATCCAGAACTACTGGGGGCAGGAGCGCTTCTACCACCACACCGCCCCGGTGAACATGGTTTACGCCCTCCGCGAAGCCCTTCGCCTGATCCATGAGGAGGGCTTGGAGCAGCGGTTCGCCAGGCACGCCCGCCACGCGGCAGCCCTCCAAGCCGGGATCGAGGCCATGGGCCTGAAGCTGGCCGCCCAGGCCGGGCACCGACTTCCCAGCTTGACGACGGTCTCCGTGCCCGACGGCCTCGACGAGGCTCAGGTGAGGCGGGACCTCTTGGCGGCCTTCGGGATCGAGATCGGCGGCGGCCTCGGCGAGCTCAAGGGCAAGGTCTGGCGGATCGGCCTGATGGGACACTCCAGCTCTCGGCGGAACGTGCTGCTCTTCCTGGCGGCCTTCGAAGCCATCCTGCGGGGCCGGGGCGCGGCCGTCCCACGGGGGGCCGGGACGGCCGCCGCAGAGGAGTTCTATCGGTCACGCTGA